From a region of the Rhodococcus sp. 4CII genome:
- a CDS encoding acyl-CoA dehydrogenase family protein, which yields MANSLLFDPTSYDPEHFDPETRRLLRALIDWFEARGKKQLLEDDLAAVWPDDFLEFVAREKLFATFLTPAELAGGNPDKRWDAARNAALSEIFGFYGLAYWYAWQVTILGLGPIWMSENRAAKDRAARLLDDGGVLAFGLSEKEHGADVYSTDMLLTPAEGDPDLAFTATGDKYYIGNGNVAGMVSVFGRRTDVDGSDGYVFFVADSRHPAYHLRGNVVHGQMYVSTFRLDDYPVREEDILHTGVAAFEAALNTVNVGKFNLCTGSIGISEHAFYEAITHAHNRILYGNPVTDFAHVRGNFVDAYSRLIAMKLFSARSVDYFRSASLDDRRYLLFNPMTKAKVTSEGEKVIALLHDVIAAKGYEKNTYFREAAQLIGTLPKLEGTVHVNVGLILKFMPNYLLNPAEYPEIGPRLDSADDAFFWAQGPTRGAGKIRFHDWTTTYEAHSDVPNVARFHEQATALRELLTTAPPDAGQQKDLDFLLDLGHLFSLVVYGHLILEQAAIAGIDRDLIDQIFDFQIRDFSGYAVALHGKSSATEAQQKWALGAIRRPVVDAERFTRVWAQAEAYDGAYEMRP from the coding sequence CGGAGACGCGCAGACTGCTGCGGGCGCTGATCGACTGGTTCGAGGCGCGGGGTAAGAAGCAGCTGCTCGAGGACGATCTGGCCGCCGTCTGGCCCGACGACTTCCTCGAGTTCGTCGCACGCGAGAAACTGTTCGCCACGTTCCTCACCCCTGCCGAACTCGCGGGCGGCAATCCGGACAAGCGCTGGGACGCCGCGCGCAACGCCGCCCTCAGCGAGATCTTCGGGTTCTACGGTCTGGCGTACTGGTACGCGTGGCAGGTCACCATCCTGGGTCTCGGCCCCATCTGGATGAGCGAGAACCGCGCCGCGAAGGACCGCGCTGCACGGCTCCTGGACGACGGCGGGGTGCTCGCCTTCGGTCTGTCGGAGAAGGAGCACGGCGCGGACGTCTATTCGACGGACATGCTGCTGACACCTGCCGAGGGCGACCCGGATCTCGCGTTCACCGCGACCGGTGACAAGTACTACATCGGCAACGGCAACGTCGCGGGCATGGTGTCGGTGTTCGGTCGGCGCACCGACGTCGACGGGAGCGACGGGTACGTCTTCTTCGTCGCGGACAGTCGCCATCCCGCATACCACCTGCGGGGCAACGTGGTGCACGGCCAGATGTACGTCAGTACGTTCCGGCTCGACGACTACCCGGTGCGGGAGGAGGACATCCTCCATACCGGGGTCGCGGCGTTCGAGGCGGCACTGAACACGGTGAACGTCGGCAAGTTCAACCTGTGCACCGGCTCCATCGGCATCTCCGAACACGCCTTCTACGAGGCGATCACCCACGCGCACAACAGGATTCTGTACGGCAACCCTGTCACCGACTTCGCGCACGTGCGGGGGAACTTCGTCGACGCCTACAGCCGGCTGATCGCGATGAAGTTGTTCAGCGCACGCTCCGTCGACTACTTCCGCAGCGCGAGTCTCGACGACCGCCGGTACCTCCTGTTCAATCCGATGACGAAGGCGAAGGTCACCTCGGAGGGGGAGAAGGTGATCGCGCTGCTGCACGACGTGATCGCGGCGAAGGGGTACGAGAAGAACACTTACTTCCGGGAGGCCGCCCAGCTGATCGGCACCCTGCCCAAGCTCGAGGGCACGGTGCACGTCAACGTCGGCCTCATCCTCAAGTTCATGCCGAACTACCTGCTGAATCCGGCGGAGTACCCGGAGATCGGCCCCCGGCTCGACTCCGCCGACGACGCCTTCTTCTGGGCTCAGGGCCCGACCCGCGGTGCGGGCAAGATCCGGTTCCACGACTGGACGACGACTTACGAGGCGCACTCGGACGTCCCCAACGTGGCCCGGTTCCACGAACAGGCGACCGCCCTCCGGGAACTGCTCACCACCGCTCCGCCCGACGCGGGCCAGCAGAAGGACCTCGACTTCCTGCTCGACCTCGGGCACCTGTTCTCTCTCGTCGTCTACGGGCACCTGATCCTCGAGCAGGCCGCGATCGCCGGCATCGACCGCGATCTGATCGATCAGATCTTCGACTTCCAGATCCGCGACTTCTCCGGCTACGCCGTTGCGCTGCACGGCAAATCGTCTGCCACCGAGGCGCAGCAGAAGTGGGCGCTCGGCGCGATACGCCGCCCGGTGGTCGACGCCGAGCGATTCACGCGGGTGTGGGCGCAGGCGGAAGCCTATGACGGCGCGTACGAGATGCGGCCGTAG